Within the uncultured Draconibacterium sp. genome, the region AGAAAAAGCCAGCAAAATCGAAAAATAAACGTACCAAAAAGAAGCGTACACCCCTGTTTAATAGAGAAAAACTGTATTTCCTATTTGGGTTGTTCGTAATTCTGGTTGCAGCTTACCTGCTAATTTCATTTGTGTCGTTTTTATTTTACGGTGCAGCCGATCAAAGTATAATGGACTCGGGCTGGCGCGAATTCCTTTTCAATACAGAGGTAAAAGCCCGGAACAAAGGAATGAAACTGGGCGCTTATTTGTCGGAAGTTATTATGAACCGCGGTTTCGGCCTGGCGTCGTTTGGTATTGTATACCTAATGGCTATTTCAGGTGCGTGTATTTTAGGCAGAAAAACCGGCAACTTCCTGAAAAGTGTTTGGTATAGTGTTGTCTGCATTATTTGGTTTTCAGTGGCGCTGGGATTGTTTTTAAATAAAACCGATGCCGGATCGGCCATCTACTGGGGAGGCCATTACGGTTTTGTACTCAGCAACTGGATGCGATCATTGATTGGTATTGTGGGGCTTGTTTTCTTGCTGTTCATTTCCGGATTGGCGATTGTTGTGGTGCGTTTCGATGGCGCTTTTAACATGCTGAAAGGGATGTTAAGGAGAAAGTCAAACGAGGCAGAGCAAGAAGATGTTGATACGAATGAGGAGACCATTCCAAATGAAGAAGTTGAAGGAGAAGAGTCGATAACAAAAGTTATTGAAGATGACGATGATGTGGTGAAAGCCATTTTTGAGTCGGACGACGAGGATGATTTGCTGATAGAGCAGCCGGAGGTAGTGATAGAAGACGAGATTGAAGTGGAGGAGCAGGAAGAGGAAAGTGAAGATAACATTGAGGTGATTCCGGTGAAAAAGGAAGATGATCTGAATTTAACGGTTGCTCCAAAACATGAGGAAGAAGAATCGGATGGCAAGAAGCCTGAAGAACTGGAAGATTATGATCCAACACTTGATCTGGCAAGCTTTAAATTCCCGACACTGGAATTGCTGGAAGATCATAAATTTGGTAATGCTGAAGTAAAAAATGAGGAGCTGGTAGCCAACAAGAATAAAATTGTTGAAACGCTGCGTCATTATAAAATAGAGATCACGAAAATTCGGGCTACCATCGGACCGACAATTACACTTTACGAAATTGTGCCGGCTCCGGGCGTACGTATCTCGAAGATTAAAAATCTGGAAGACGACATTGCTTTGAGTTTGGCGGCACTGGGTATTCGTATCATTGCTCCGATTCCGGGGCGTGGAACCATCGGTATTGAGGTGCCAAACCAAAATCCTGAAACGGTGTCGATGCATTCTATCATTCGCTCGAAGCGGTTTCAGGAAAGCAAAGCCGAATTGCCGGTGGCTTTGGGAAAAACCATTTCGAACGAGACCTTTATGTTCGACCTGGTAAAAATGCCGCACATTCTTGTTGCCGGTGCTACCGGACAAGGTAAATCGGTAGGTATTAATGTGATCATTACTTCGTTGTTGTACAAAAAACACCCGTCGCAACTAAAGTTTGTTTTTATCGACCCGAAAAAAGTGGAGCTGAATATTTATTCGGTGCTTGAAAAACATTACCTCGCCAAATTGCCTGATGCCGAAGAGCCGGTGATCACCGATATTCAGAAAGTAAAAAATACGCTGAATTCGATAAACGTGGAGATGGATGCACGTTACGATTTGCTGAAAGCTGCACAGGCACGTAATATTAAAGAGTATAACAAGAAGTTTATATCGCGCAGGTTGAATCCGGAGAAAGGACACCGGTTTATGCCATACATTGTGGTGATTATCGATGAATTTGCCGACCTGATTATGACTGCGGGAAAAGAGATTGAATTGCCGATTGCACGAATTGCACAGCTGGCAAGGGCGGTTGGTATTCATATGATCATTGCTACACAACGTCCGTCAACCAATATTATTACCGGAGTAATTAAGGCTAACTTCCCGGCGCGAATTGCGTTTAAAGTAGCGTCGATGATCGACTCGCGTACCATTCTTGATTCGCCGGGAGCGAACCAGCTTATCGGGAGAGGAGATATGCTTATTTCGCAGGGTAGTGAAATGACGCGTGTGCAGTGTGCTTTTGTTGATACACCTGAAGTGGAAAATATTGTTGAATTTATCGGTGAGCAGCGTGGGTATCCAACAGCATTTTTATTGCCCGAGTATGCCGGCGATGAGGAGCCAGGACCGGGAGAAGTGGATCTGCGGAACCGCGATGAGTTGTTTGATGATGCAGCTCGCGTAGTGGTTATGAACCAAATGGGGTCGACATCAATGATTCAGCGAAAATTCTCGATCGGGTATAACCGGGCAGGGCGTTTAATGGATCAGTTGGAAGCTGCCGGCGTGGTAGGACCAAGCGAAGGAAGTAAAGCGCGACAGGTTTTATTGCAGGATGAATATAGTTTGGAACAGTTATTGAATAGTTTATAGAATTAATTTTTGAGGGTGATACGGGATCGGGATTTAAACATTGGGGAGAAAAGATCGTAGCGTTTTCATTTTCTGATATAGAAATAGTACAATAGTAAAACGAATGAAAAGGATAGTATTGATGGTTGCACTGGTAATGGTGGCAACATTAGGATGGTCGCAGAGCGATGCACAGGCGAAAAAAATTCTGGATGAGGTAAGTGCCAAAACAAAAGAGATTAAATCGATGTCGGCCAGTTTTGTGTTCTCGATGGTAAATGAGGAAATGGATATTGACGAGACCAACGCCGGTACCATAAAAATTAGAGGTCAGAAATATTGTGTGCAACTGCCCGATTTGGGAGTTGAAGTATTTTCTAATGGCGAAACAATTTGGAATTACATGAAAGACGGTAACCAGGTAACCATTTCGAATATTGATGATGAAAGCAGTGAGTTAATGGATCCTTCATCGTTATTCAGTATTTACGAGCGCGGATTCCGTTCGGAGTTTGTAGATGAAAAAACAGAAGGTGGTAAAACGCTTTATCATATCAATCTTTTCCCTGATTCGGATACTTACGATGTTACTAAAATAGAAGTGGCTATCGACAAAGCTGAAATGATGATTCACTCGGCAACGTTGCACAGCACCGATGGTAATTTGTACGGAATATTGGTGAAAGAAATGGATACAAATGCCGGCTTTGATGATTCAGAATTTGTTTTCAATGCTGCGAATTACGATGATGTTGAAGTTATTGACTTTAGATAAGCAGTTTTATAAAAAGAAAAAGCCTTGTTTCAATGAAGAAGCTAGGCTTTTTTTTATGGGGTAATATCAAATGATCAATGATCCGGCATCCAACATAAAGGCAAAAAGATAGAAAGGATTTTTGATTAAGGATGAATGGGAGATGGGCAAGAGCTGCGATTGACAGTTAGGTGATTTTACTATTCAGCAATTAAAGATTTTACCACAGAGTTATACCGAGAAATCACAGAGTTACTTACGCCGAGAATTGGATAAAAGGTTATGAACTGCAATTTTACAAGTTGTCATTTTAACAATTCTATTGTATCCAGTATCCAGTAGCCCGGTTTTAACCTAAAAGAAAAAGCCTTGTTTCTATACAGAAGCAAGGCTTTTTTTATGGAGTAAATCGTTATTAACGTATTTCTTTTGGCTTCAGGAATAACCTGTCTGCAGTAGATATTTCGATAAACGATGCACCTGCATCTTCGCCAAAACGGCCACCTATATAAATTACTAGGTCGTCCATGTTAATAGTTCCCTGGTTTACCAATTCCTGAACAGCAGCTTTCTGGATCTTCATTTTGTTCTTTTTCGCTTCAAGGTACGAAGGATGAACACCAAATGAAAGTGCCAGTTCGCGCATAACACGGCGTGAATGACATTTCACAAAAACCGGGTAAAACGGACGATGCGATGAAAGGTAACGACCTGTTTTTCCTGTTGTGGTTGATGTGATAATCGCATCGGGTTTTAATTCGCGTGCAGCACGTATAGCCGATTGTGCCAGGTATGCCGGAATATCAGCTTTAAGTGGTACTGTCAATTCACGACGGTCGCGGTCAGGTTCAACCTCCTGCGCAATTTTATCCATCGCTTTAACGGCTTCAACAGGGTATTTTCCGTATGCTGTTTCGCCACTTAACATTATCGCATCGGTTCCCATGTATATAGCACTTGCCACGTCGCTCACCTCGGCACGTGTTGGTCTTGGGTGCTCAATCATAGTGTGTAGCATTTGTGTGGCAATAATAACCGGCTTTTGGTACAATATTGCACGACGAACCAGATTACGTTGAATAGATGGGATCTTCGATTCCGGAAGTTCAATTCCAAGGTCGCCACGAGCCACCATAATACCATATGCGTGTTCCAATATCTCGTCGATATTGTCAACACCCTCCATGTTCTCGATTTTGGCAATAATCTTAATTGGGCTATTGTGTTCGTCCAGAATCTTCTGAACTTCATTTACATCTTCTTTATGGCGTACAAATGAGTGCGCAATAAAATCGAGTTGGTTTTCAGCCGCAAAGCGAATAAACTCCACATCGCGTTCGGTTAACGATGGTAGTTTAATTTCTACGCCCGGTACGTTAATACTTTTGCGCTTTTTAATAACGCCCGAGTTACAAACTTTACACAATAAATATTGAATGTGCTTTTCAACTACTTCAAATTCAGTTTCGCCGTCATCCACAAGAATTTTGTTGCCAACATTTAAGTCGTTAACAAAACCTTTGTAGTTCACGCAAATATTTTTTACATCGTCCAGTACTCCGGTAGAGTATGAAAGTGTAACCAGTTCTCCTTCCTTAACTTCTGTGTCCGAAAGAGTTTGACATGTTCTTATTTCTGGGCCTTTCGTGTCAACAAGAATTGCAATTTTATCTGAAACCGCACGAATATTATCAACCATTACTTTCCCGCTTTCGGGAGTAATATGGGCGGTGTTAATACGGGCAACGTTTAGTCCCGCATCATAAAGTGATTGAATGAAATCTACATCACATCTTTGATCTGAAATTGTTGCAACAATTTTGGTCTGTCTCATTACTTCTAAATTTTTAAGGGCGCAAAAGTACAATAAAACCCGATTCAACGGTTAAATTAAATTTAATCGTTGATTAAATTTAATAGAGAGTATAGAGATTGTTTAAAATTTATCCATTTACTCTATTATTTGTCTTTTTCACTACTTCTGCGTTGAAATTTCGTTAAATAGCAGGTGCTATTTGCCTCAATCTCGCCTTGAATTAGTAAAAAATACTTCATAATATTTCTTAATAATGAAATTTAAACAGTCTCTAAATTACCTTTCAATTTACGAAACTTTGAATTGCCAATCGATATGATTCAAGTCCAAATCCCATAATACAGCCTTTACATACCGGACCAATAATTGATTTGTGCCTGAAATCTTCGCGCGTAAGTGTATTTGAAATATGCACTTCAACAACGGGCGTTTTTATTCCTGCAATGGCATCGCGGATAGCCACAGAAGTATGTGTATAAGCTCCGGCATTTATGATTATCCCATCGTAGCTAAAACCATGCTCGTGTAACGAATTTATGAGCTCTCCCTCAACGTTCGACTGATAATAGGCCAGGTTTAAATAGGGGAAGTCCTGTTTCAATTGTTCATAATAACTTTTAAAACTTTCTGTTCCATAAATCGACTTTTCCCTTACTCCAAGTAGGTTTAAGTTAGGTCCATTGATAATCAAGAGCTTCATTTTTTCGATTTTAATTTATTTTATAGTAACTTTATTCAAAATGCAACGTAATATTTTTTTGTTATAATAGTTCATCTATCAGATAGACATACGTAGCATGTAATATACAGACATAAAAGTAACCTTAATTTGCAATATTATGAAATGGGAGGAATGTAAAAAGGGATATGAGAATTACTTGAAGTTGGAGAAGTCATTATCGCAGAACTCGATAGCTGCATATATTAATGATATTAATAAGCTTGAGGATTTTTTTGATAAAAGCTTTAAAGGAGTAAATCCTGAAAAGGTAGTGTTGAGTCAGTTAAAAAGCTTTGTTGAATGGTTAAATGATAAAGGAGTTAGCCCAAGAACCCAGGCACGAACCATTTCCGGTATAAAATCTTTTTATAAATACCTTTTAATTGAAGAGAAGATAACCAGTGACCCGACCGCTTTGCTCGAATCGCCAAAAATCGGTCGCAAACTTCCGGATATTTTATCGATGGAAGAAATTGATATGTTGATCAATGCTATCGATCTGAAAAAATCAGAAGGTCAACGAAATAAAGCCATGTTAGAAACACTGTATAGTTGTGGTTTACGTGTTTCGGAGCTTGTAAATCTGAAAATGACAAACCTGTTTTTTGAGCAGGGATTTATAAAAATTGAAGGAAAAGCAGGTAAAGAGCGTTTGGTACCGGTTAGCGGACGAGCAATTGAAGAAATTAATAAATATCTGGGGAACTACAGAAAGAATTTGCGGGTGAATAAAGAGAGTGAAAACATTCTGTTCTTAAACCGCCGCGGAAGAAAATTAAGTAGGGTAATGATTTTTACGATTATTAAAAACTTGGCCGCTAATGTTAAATTAGATAAAAAAATCAGTCCGCATACGTTCCGTCACTCGTTTGCTACACATTTGATAAATGGAGGAGCAGATTTGCGGGCGGTACAGGAAATGTTAGGACATGAGTCGATATTAACGACTGAAATTTATACACATCTCGACAAGGATTATCTGAAGTCTACAATTCATCAGTTTCATCCACGGTCGTAACAGATTAGATTATGAAAAAAGAGCGCTGCATATTTATTTGGGGCGCTCTTTTTTCATGTCTAAATAAGACATAAATACCTTCTTAAACGCAAAAATTCTATTGTTAAGCTAATGTTTAATCGGCGTGAAAAAATGGTCAAATGAGGGAGATAAACCCTGCCGATTGGAAAATAATGATATTTTTGTGTCCCGATTTAAGTAGACGAAAAATTGTATTATTAAGTTAATTATTAGGTAGTTATGGCAAATTTAGATTTAAGCAAGTACGGTATTCAAAACGTACAGGAAATTGTTCACAACCCTTCATACGAACAACTTTATGAGGAAGAAATGAATCCTGCTTTAGAGGGATTCGAAAAAGGTCAGTTAACAGAACTTGACGCTGTTAACGTAATGACTGGTGTTTTTACAGGTCGTTCTCCAAAGGACAAATACATCGTTGAAGACGAGACAACCAAAGATACTATTTGGTGGAATACTCCAGGATCTCCAAACGATAACAAACCTGTTTCTACTGAAGTGTGGAATGAGTTAAAAGAAACTACAATTGATCAACTTTCAGGAAAACGTCTTTTTGTTGTTGACTGTTTTTGTGGTGCAAACCCAGATTCTCGTTTGAAAGTTCGTTTTATTATGGAAGTTGCCTGGCAAGCGCACTTTGTAACAAATATGTTCATCCGTCCTACTGCAGAAGAATTAGAATCATTCGAGCCTGATTTCGTATCAATGAATGCTTCTAAAACAACTAATCCTAACTGGGAAAAGCAAGGATTAAACTCAGAAGTATACACTGTATTCAACTTAACTGAAAAAATGCACGTTGTAGGTGGTAGCTGGTATGGTGGTGAGATGAAAAAAGGTATGTTCGCTATGATGAACTACTACTTACCATTGAACGGAATGGCTGCTATGCACTGTTCTGCTAACGTTGGTAAAGAAGGTGATGTTGCTATCTTCTTCGGTCTTTCAGGAACAGGGAAAACAACTCTTTCTACCGACCCTAACCGTCAGTTAATTGGTGACGATGAGCACGGATGGGACAACGACGGTGTATTCAACTTCGAAGGTGGATGTTATGCAAAAACTATCGATTTGGATAAAGACGCTGAGCCGGAAATTTACGGTGCTATCAAACGTAATGCATTGTTAGAAAACGTAACTGTTGATGCTGAAGGTAAAATCGATTTCACTGATGGTTCTACAACTCAGAACACTCGTGTATCATACCCAATCAACCACATCGAAAACATTGCAGTTCCTTCAAAAGCCGGTCATGCTAAAAAAGTGATCTTCTTAACTGCTGATGCTTTTGGTGTATTGCCTCCGGTTGCAAAACTTACTCCGGAGCAAACTAAATATCACTTCTTATCAGGATTTACCGCAAAATTAGCTGGTACTGAGCGTGGTGTTACAGCTCCACAGCCTACTTTCTCAGCTTGTTACGGTGGTGCATTCCTTTCATTGCACCCAACAAAATACGGTGAGGAATTGGTTAAGAAAATGGAAGAGCACGGAGCAGAAGCTTACCTGGTAAACACCGGATGGAATGGAACAGGAAAACGTAT harbors:
- a CDS encoding DNA translocase FtsK 4TM domain-containing protein, encoding MAFRAKKKPAKSKNKRTKKKRTPLFNREKLYFLFGLFVILVAAYLLISFVSFLFYGAADQSIMDSGWREFLFNTEVKARNKGMKLGAYLSEVIMNRGFGLASFGIVYLMAISGACILGRKTGNFLKSVWYSVVCIIWFSVALGLFLNKTDAGSAIYWGGHYGFVLSNWMRSLIGIVGLVFLLFISGLAIVVVRFDGAFNMLKGMLRRKSNEAEQEDVDTNEETIPNEEVEGEESITKVIEDDDDVVKAIFESDDEDDLLIEQPEVVIEDEIEVEEQEEESEDNIEVIPVKKEDDLNLTVAPKHEEEESDGKKPEELEDYDPTLDLASFKFPTLELLEDHKFGNAEVKNEELVANKNKIVETLRHYKIEITKIRATIGPTITLYEIVPAPGVRISKIKNLEDDIALSLAALGIRIIAPIPGRGTIGIEVPNQNPETVSMHSIIRSKRFQESKAELPVALGKTISNETFMFDLVKMPHILVAGATGQGKSVGINVIITSLLYKKHPSQLKFVFIDPKKVELNIYSVLEKHYLAKLPDAEEPVITDIQKVKNTLNSINVEMDARYDLLKAAQARNIKEYNKKFISRRLNPEKGHRFMPYIVVIIDEFADLIMTAGKEIELPIARIAQLARAVGIHMIIATQRPSTNIITGVIKANFPARIAFKVASMIDSRTILDSPGANQLIGRGDMLISQGSEMTRVQCAFVDTPEVENIVEFIGEQRGYPTAFLLPEYAGDEEPGPGEVDLRNRDELFDDAARVVVMNQMGSTSMIQRKFSIGYNRAGRLMDQLEAAGVVGPSEGSKARQVLLQDEYSLEQLLNSL
- a CDS encoding outer membrane lipoprotein carrier protein LolA; the protein is MKRIVLMVALVMVATLGWSQSDAQAKKILDEVSAKTKEIKSMSASFVFSMVNEEMDIDETNAGTIKIRGQKYCVQLPDLGVEVFSNGETIWNYMKDGNQVTISNIDDESSELMDPSSLFSIYERGFRSEFVDEKTEGGKTLYHINLFPDSDTYDVTKIEVAIDKAEMMIHSATLHSTDGNLYGILVKEMDTNAGFDDSEFVFNAANYDDVEVIDFR
- the pyk gene encoding pyruvate kinase, whose translation is MRQTKIVATISDQRCDVDFIQSLYDAGLNVARINTAHITPESGKVMVDNIRAVSDKIAILVDTKGPEIRTCQTLSDTEVKEGELVTLSYSTGVLDDVKNICVNYKGFVNDLNVGNKILVDDGETEFEVVEKHIQYLLCKVCNSGVIKKRKSINVPGVEIKLPSLTERDVEFIRFAAENQLDFIAHSFVRHKEDVNEVQKILDEHNSPIKIIAKIENMEGVDNIDEILEHAYGIMVARGDLGIELPESKIPSIQRNLVRRAILYQKPVIIATQMLHTMIEHPRPTRAEVSDVASAIYMGTDAIMLSGETAYGKYPVEAVKAMDKIAQEVEPDRDRRELTVPLKADIPAYLAQSAIRAARELKPDAIITSTTTGKTGRYLSSHRPFYPVFVKCHSRRVMRELALSFGVHPSYLEAKKNKMKIQKAAVQELVNQGTINMDDLVIYIGGRFGEDAGASFIEISTADRLFLKPKEIR
- the aroQ gene encoding type II 3-dehydroquinate dehydratase; this translates as MKLLIINGPNLNLLGVREKSIYGTESFKSYYEQLKQDFPYLNLAYYQSNVEGELINSLHEHGFSYDGIIINAGAYTHTSVAIRDAIAGIKTPVVEVHISNTLTREDFRHKSIIGPVCKGCIMGFGLESYRLAIQSFVN
- the xerD gene encoding site-specific tyrosine recombinase XerD; its protein translation is MKWEECKKGYENYLKLEKSLSQNSIAAYINDINKLEDFFDKSFKGVNPEKVVLSQLKSFVEWLNDKGVSPRTQARTISGIKSFYKYLLIEEKITSDPTALLESPKIGRKLPDILSMEEIDMLINAIDLKKSEGQRNKAMLETLYSCGLRVSELVNLKMTNLFFEQGFIKIEGKAGKERLVPVSGRAIEEINKYLGNYRKNLRVNKESENILFLNRRGRKLSRVMIFTIIKNLAANVKLDKKISPHTFRHSFATHLINGGADLRAVQEMLGHESILTTEIYTHLDKDYLKSTIHQFHPRS
- the pckA gene encoding phosphoenolpyruvate carboxykinase (ATP), which translates into the protein MANLDLSKYGIQNVQEIVHNPSYEQLYEEEMNPALEGFEKGQLTELDAVNVMTGVFTGRSPKDKYIVEDETTKDTIWWNTPGSPNDNKPVSTEVWNELKETTIDQLSGKRLFVVDCFCGANPDSRLKVRFIMEVAWQAHFVTNMFIRPTAEELESFEPDFVSMNASKTTNPNWEKQGLNSEVYTVFNLTEKMHVVGGSWYGGEMKKGMFAMMNYYLPLNGMAAMHCSANVGKEGDVAIFFGLSGTGKTTLSTDPNRQLIGDDEHGWDNDGVFNFEGGCYAKTIDLDKDAEPEIYGAIKRNALLENVTVDAEGKIDFTDGSTTQNTRVSYPINHIENIAVPSKAGHAKKVIFLTADAFGVLPPVAKLTPEQTKYHFLSGFTAKLAGTERGVTAPQPTFSACYGGAFLSLHPTKYGEELVKKMEEHGAEAYLVNTGWNGTGKRISIKDTRGIITAILDGSIEVAPTKNLPVFNLEIPTELKGVATEILDPRDTYADAAEWDTKAQDLGSRFIKNFVKYTDNEEGKALVAAGPQVE